From the Bdellovibrio reynosensis genome, one window contains:
- a CDS encoding 2Fe-2S iron-sulfur cluster-binding protein produces the protein MKIKFLPQNIEVEGSPDKSLLQIATENHLEIRSICKGVPSCAECRVRIAAGEANILPPNKAELNLIGTSHFIDSRRLSCQVRCFGDVTVDLTEQVEKAENQTKKIRGFRTNKQIESKAVNDTMLLNEKIEDKDKK, from the coding sequence ATGAAAATTAAATTTCTTCCGCAAAATATCGAAGTTGAAGGCTCTCCTGATAAGAGTCTTTTGCAGATTGCGACGGAAAACCATCTTGAAATTCGCTCGATCTGTAAAGGTGTTCCGTCCTGCGCAGAATGCCGCGTACGCATTGCTGCAGGGGAAGCTAACATCTTGCCACCGAATAAAGCGGAATTGAATCTGATTGGGACAAGTCATTTCATCGACAGTCGCAGATTAAGCTGCCAAGTTCGTTGTTTTGGCGACGTCACTGTGGATCTTACAGAGCAAGTTGAAAAAGCTGAAAATCAAACCAAGAAGATCCGCGGTTTCCGCACTAACAAGCAAATCGAATCAAAAGCCGTCAACGACACCATGCTTTTGAATGAAAAAATCGAAGATAAAGACAAGAAGTAA